One genomic region from Fusobacterium sp. JB019 encodes:
- the zorA gene encoding anti-phage ZorAB system protein ZorA has product MRKKRNISFWMSIVVLGALFIAGCFISYKGYETLRTPEKVSILNLTKNNSQSFSGELLLDNQKKYVQELLKDELLKKEIKDNNVIYIKNKNFSDNEYFLMLMSLLFILTLLIRVVRDKKKLSDLKKIKEIFQDGDNNFENINENIKNISIESNLVSRWKEYIETLYLKENKRYQTIDAEEIFNFDILYKEQIRSRFFLYIPQALVGIGMLGTFYGLTKGLSHLNLSNIQGIQGSVGELLSGVKTAFYTSLFGLSFSLVLTFFYHIYFGEIEKSIFNLKNIINEKFPKRVKDKVYDEIMEKLSSISETNKETSGLLGNQIEKIGVSMTETLGKFSNNIGSDFKETLTSAFDNVFSENFINGMQESLNQTLEIFKTNSDKMLEFKDQMNIAVMELKELKDSYVEAIKDSKETKVEFKSMLDQSNETTKELLENININYKENNEKIVSQYEAIHLNLVSACEKIQNISADYGVFEEKTKNIAKEMTDIQDNNLEILNKNEIFVDEIKEVLEEVRSNKEADIELKNLWTSYCESFKEVNSNLDKNSKLYKENLEQTSLEFREIIKNISEQYQTVIKDQTVDYTNEIRRGLSELFKDYDSNLALVVDKFNGVLQVFQDKMQYFSENLAETKNTIGKTSETFESYDSNLSTIVDKFNITLNNFENKMQKFTNSLLDTKEVLVKEFQEEKRLLNEKVEEIKKSN; this is encoded by the coding sequence ATGAGGAAAAAAAGGAATATAAGTTTTTGGATGAGTATAGTCGTTTTAGGTGCTTTGTTTATAGCTGGATGTTTTATTTCATATAAAGGCTATGAAACTTTAAGAACTCCAGAAAAAGTTTCAATATTAAATTTAACAAAGAATAATAGTCAATCTTTTTCTGGAGAACTATTATTAGATAATCAGAAAAAATATGTTCAGGAATTACTAAAAGACGAATTATTAAAAAAAGAAATAAAAGATAATAATGTTATTTATATTAAAAATAAAAATTTTTCAGATAATGAATATTTTTTAATGTTAATGTCATTATTATTTATTTTAACTCTTTTGATAAGAGTTGTAAGAGACAAGAAAAAATTATCAGATTTAAAGAAAATAAAAGAGATATTTCAAGATGGAGATAATAATTTTGAAAATATAAATGAAAATATAAAAAATATAAGTATAGAATCTAATCTAGTAAGCCGTTGGAAAGAATATATAGAAACTTTATATTTAAAAGAGAATAAAAGATATCAGACAATAGATGCAGAAGAAATATTTAATTTTGATATCTTATATAAAGAACAAATAAGATCAAGATTCTTTCTATATATTCCACAAGCATTAGTTGGAATAGGAATGTTAGGAACATTTTATGGATTAACTAAGGGGTTGTCTCATTTAAATTTAAGTAATATTCAAGGAATTCAAGGAAGTGTTGGAGAGCTTTTAAGTGGTGTTAAAACAGCTTTTTATACAAGTTTATTTGGTTTATCTTTTTCTTTAGTATTAACTTTTTTTTATCATATTTATTTTGGAGAAATAGAAAAATCTATATTTAATTTAAAAAATATAATTAATGAAAAATTTCCTAAAAGAGTAAAAGATAAAGTTTACGATGAAATTATGGAAAAATTAAGCTCTATAAGTGAAACAAATAAAGAAACAAGTGGATTACTAGGAAACCAAATTGAAAAAATAGGAGTTTCAATGACAGAAACTTTAGGTAAATTTTCAAATAATATAGGAAGTGATTTTAAAGAAACATTAACATCAGCTTTTGATAATGTATTTAGTGAAAATTTTATAAATGGAATGCAGGAGTCTTTAAATCAAACTTTAGAAATATTTAAAACTAATTCTGATAAAATGTTAGAATTTAAAGATCAAATGAATATAGCTGTTATGGAATTAAAAGAGTTAAAAGATTCTTATGTTGAAGCTATAAAAGATAGCAAAGAAACTAAAGTAGAGTTTAAAAGTATGTTAGATCAATCAAATGAAACAACTAAAGAATTATTGGAAAATATAAATATAAATTATAAAGAAAATAATGAAAAAATAGTATCTCAATATGAAGCTATACATTTAAATTTAGTATCTGCATGTGAAAAAATACAAAATATTTCAGCTGATTATGGGGTTTTTGAAGAAAAAACTAAAAATATAGCAAAAGAAATGACTGATATTCAGGATAATAATTTAGAAATTTTAAATAAAAATGAAATATTTGTTGATGAAATAAAAGAAGTTTTAGAAGAAGTTAGAAGTAATAAAGAAGCTGACATAGAACTTAAAAATTTATGGACATCTTACTGTGAATCTTTTAAAGAAGTAAATAGTAATTTAGATAAAAATTCAAAATTATATAAAGAAAATTTAGAACAAACATCTTTAGAATTTAGAGAGATAATAAAAAATATATCAGAACAATATCAAACAGTTATAAAGGATCAAACAGTTGATTATACAAATGAAATAAGAAGAGGTTTATCAGAACTATTTAAAGATTATGATTCTAACTTAGCTTTAGTTGTAGATAAATTTAATGGAGTATTGCAAGTATTCCAAGATAAAATGCAGTATTTTTCTGAGAATTTAGCAGAGACTAAAAATACAATTGGTAAAACATCAGAAACTTTTGAAAGTTATGACTCAAATTTATCAACTATAGTAGATAAATTTAATATTACTTTAAATAATTTTGAAAATAAAATGCAAAAATTTACAAATAGTTTATTAGATACAAAAGAAGTATTAGTTAAAGAATTCCAAGAAGAAAAGAGATTATTAAATGAAAAAGTAGAAGAAATAAAAAAATCCAATTAA
- a CDS encoding OmpA family protein — MRRRIRKSSGENSNYWMSIGDLMAGALIIFILLFVLQILDINKKIEDGERAKKQIKNLQNKIKVFERTTGVKEEIIAKLMKKFKEENLHVDIDSKTGNIKLDDSILFNFNSAELKPEGKEFLKEFIPKYVSVLLSDEFKKSVTQIIIEGHTDNKGMYLYNLDLSQRRAFAVVQFIYSGKIPYFKGKEELKKVITANGRGKMKLIYKPNSRIVDRKKSRRVEFQFRLNNEESIKMIKDLLKSEVS, encoded by the coding sequence ATGCGTAGAAGAATTAGAAAATCCTCAGGAGAAAATTCAAATTATTGGATGTCTATAGGGGATTTAATGGCAGGAGCTTTAATAATATTTATTTTATTATTTGTTTTGCAAATATTAGATATAAATAAAAAAATAGAAGATGGAGAAAGAGCAAAAAAACAAATAAAAAATTTGCAAAATAAAATAAAAGTTTTTGAAAGAACTACAGGTGTAAAAGAAGAGATAATAGCTAAATTAATGAAAAAATTTAAAGAAGAAAACTTACATGTGGATATTGATAGCAAAACAGGTAATATTAAATTAGATGATAGTATTTTATTTAATTTTAATAGTGCAGAGTTAAAACCAGAAGGAAAAGAATTTTTAAAAGAATTTATTCCAAAATATGTTTCAGTATTATTATCAGATGAATTTAAAAAGAGTGTAACTCAAATTATTATAGAAGGACATACTGATAATAAAGGAATGTATCTTTATAATTTAGATTTGTCACAAAGAAGAGCTTTTGCAGTAGTTCAATTTATATATAGTGGTAAGATTCCTTATTTTAAAGGAAAAGAAGAGTTAAAAAAAGTTATAACTGCTAATGGAAGAGGAAAGATGAAATTAATTTATAAACCTAATAGTAGAATCGTAGATAGAAAAAAAAGTAGAAGAGTAGAATTTCAGTTTAGATTAAATAATGAAGAATCTATAAAAATGATAAAAGATTTATTGAAAAGTGAAGTGAGCTAA
- a CDS encoding SNF2-related protein, which yields MGVLNLLKNVFNISKEEKLTFKKHFEKEIIELEIFQDNKKRDVKVFKSKAYEYLLKTEIFINLEDDSELKLPYENIYLLEKEAIEYLELPKFFNGILKIENEVNFFNSNGVKFNYKFYDGENEYRYYRKNIILRNVDDKKFFLMENDYKLIDEINSYNNDNIRNKDQGEQFEIVNKINKLKKERDILLNKDILNKKNIESINKIEIDFKELENQDNLEIVPVLKGIEGNEVSEKIDKEFKEQFRNIKMPKKVYTVEVEGKKYEIVLNKKIKAALDVIKSESNKISKSDFLKKTSPIFQNENMDIEELEYNYGPRVKGLGFLNYRATAPLNNSDIEWFNEELPYIDTTDGEQIRLSPKDLDYLDEKLKESEKNQDDVVLEFDTEDGQRSIIMSSDNIKNEIKKINDSIKEVIDYSKLNDIKNLQKLMKDNKEDYVEYKGNYVKQFDDDEWFNEIIEKLSKKEDEKKEKEKEKVLLLKDNLESIEYIEKTEEKILENEYEAPKNLKENIELLPYQKEGVAVLQELYKKNKINGILLSDDMGLGKTLQILTFMGWLKEKNQLGNSLIVVPKSLILNWSNKTSIEARQGEIEKFFLEDTFSVNIISGKLYYNDIEKIKNSDINIISYETLRINQVELGKIKWEVMVCDEAQKIKNPRTLTTTAIKSQNANFKIACSATPIENTVLDLWCLVDFSKPGLLGSLKDFKKKYLIDSKKNTDEEELKKINDDLKLKLGSNFLRRMKSILNTQKKSFPKKIIKYINVDYSKRQSELMIKFNDLRLNSPYVLPLIQGMIMLCSHPRLCDKDEKLDSPNEILMEESSKLEIVKDILEKIKLKNEKVIIFTKYKKMQKILSLLINDWFGKYPSIINGESETNRRKELLDDFTNSQGFNIMILSPEAAGVGLNIVAANHVIHYTRHWNPAKEEQATDRTYRLGQKKDVYVYYPMIAEEIKKRELEFLNEDEWIESDNFNFNKNSSPEEKLNKIILKKKRLLRDFFLAARIDMEENDFADFKEEKVKDRLSLDAIDMMSWELFESFALIILEKYYKEAKSGYLTRISKDFGVDGLILGEKKIAIQAKQTSNKIGDFALEEVIKGKRVYEKELNISLDKVVVITNGEATSTLKNEKSQNIEIFDRRKLAKLLNEYPITNEEIIKKSVERYTISDLKNLI from the coding sequence ATGGGAGTATTAAATTTATTGAAAAATGTTTTTAATATATCAAAGGAAGAAAAATTAACTTTTAAAAAACATTTTGAAAAGGAAATTATAGAATTAGAAATATTTCAAGATAATAAAAAAAGAGATGTTAAAGTTTTTAAGAGTAAAGCTTATGAATATTTATTAAAAACAGAAATATTTATAAATTTAGAAGATGATAGTGAACTTAAACTTCCTTATGAAAATATATATCTTTTAGAAAAAGAAGCTATAGAGTATTTAGAGTTGCCTAAATTTTTTAATGGAATATTGAAAATAGAAAATGAAGTTAATTTTTTTAATTCTAATGGTGTAAAATTTAATTATAAGTTTTATGATGGAGAAAATGAATATAGGTATTATAGAAAAAATATAATTTTAAGAAATGTTGATGATAAAAAATTTTTTTTAATGGAAAATGATTATAAATTAATTGATGAAATTAATAGTTATAATAATGATAATATTAGAAATAAAGATCAAGGAGAACAGTTCGAGATTGTTAATAAAATAAATAAATTAAAAAAAGAAAGAGATATTTTATTAAATAAAGATATTTTAAATAAAAAAAACATAGAATCGATAAATAAAATTGAAATTGATTTTAAAGAACTTGAAAATCAAGATAATCTAGAAATTGTACCGGTTTTAAAAGGGATAGAAGGAAATGAAGTTAGTGAAAAAATAGATAAAGAATTTAAAGAACAATTTAGAAATATTAAGATGCCTAAGAAAGTTTATACTGTAGAAGTTGAAGGAAAAAAATATGAAATTGTTTTAAATAAAAAAATAAAAGCAGCTTTAGATGTTATAAAGTCAGAATCTAATAAAATTAGTAAAAGTGATTTTTTAAAAAAAACTAGTCCGATTTTTCAGAATGAAAATATGGATATAGAAGAATTAGAATATAACTATGGACCAAGAGTAAAAGGTTTAGGTTTTTTAAATTATAGGGCTACAGCTCCTCTAAATAATTCTGATATTGAGTGGTTTAATGAAGAACTTCCTTATATAGATACTACAGATGGAGAACAGATAAGGCTTTCCCCAAAAGATCTAGATTATTTAGATGAAAAACTAAAAGAAAGTGAAAAAAATCAAGATGATGTAGTTTTAGAATTTGATACTGAAGATGGACAAAGATCAATTATTATGTCTAGTGACAATATAAAAAATGAAATAAAAAAGATAAATGATTCTATAAAGGAAGTTATTGATTATAGTAAATTAAATGATATAAAAAATTTACAAAAATTAATGAAAGATAATAAAGAAGATTATGTTGAATATAAAGGAAATTATGTAAAACAATTTGATGATGATGAATGGTTTAATGAAATAATTGAAAAATTATCAAAGAAAGAAGATGAAAAAAAAGAGAAAGAAAAAGAAAAAGTTTTATTATTAAAGGATAATCTTGAAAGTATTGAATATATTGAAAAAACTGAAGAAAAAATATTGGAAAATGAATATGAGGCACCTAAAAATTTAAAAGAAAATATAGAGCTATTACCATATCAAAAAGAGGGAGTAGCAGTATTACAAGAATTATATAAAAAAAATAAAATAAATGGAATTTTACTTTCAGATGATATGGGCCTTGGGAAAACTTTACAAATTTTAACTTTTATGGGATGGTTAAAAGAGAAAAATCAATTGGGAAATTCTTTAATTGTAGTTCCTAAATCTTTAATTTTAAATTGGTCTAATAAAACATCTATTGAAGCTAGGCAAGGAGAAATAGAAAAATTTTTCTTAGAGGATACATTTTCAGTTAATATAATTTCTGGAAAATTATATTATAATGATATTGAAAAAATAAAAAATTCAGATATAAATATAATTTCTTATGAAACTTTAAGAATAAATCAAGTAGAATTAGGTAAAATTAAATGGGAAGTTATGGTATGTGATGAGGCTCAGAAGATAAAAAATCCAAGAACTCTTACGACAACAGCTATAAAATCTCAAAATGCTAATTTTAAAATTGCGTGTAGTGCTACTCCAATAGAAAATACCGTTTTAGATTTATGGTGTTTAGTTGATTTTTCAAAACCAGGGTTACTAGGTTCTTTAAAAGATTTTAAGAAGAAATATTTAATAGATAGTAAAAAAAATACAGATGAAGAAGAATTAAAAAAAATAAACGATGATTTAAAGTTAAAACTGGGATCTAATTTTTTAAGAAGAATGAAAAGCATATTAAATACTCAAAAAAAATCTTTTCCAAAGAAAATAATTAAATATATTAATGTAGATTATTCAAAAAGGCAATCGGAATTAATGATTAAATTTAATGATTTAAGATTAAATTCTCCTTATGTACTTCCTTTAATTCAAGGGATGATTATGTTATGTAGTCATCCAAGATTATGTGATAAAGATGAAAAATTGGATTCTCCAAATGAAATATTAATGGAAGAAAGTTCAAAATTAGAAATTGTTAAAGATATTTTAGAAAAGATTAAATTAAAAAATGAAAAAGTTATAATTTTTACAAAATATAAAAAGATGCAAAAAATATTATCTTTACTTATTAACGATTGGTTTGGTAAATATCCAAGCATTATAAATGGAGAAAGCGAGACTAATAGAAGAAAAGAATTATTAGATGATTTTACTAATAGCCAAGGTTTTAATATTATGATATTATCTCCAGAAGCAGCAGGAGTTGGTCTAAACATAGTTGCTGCAAATCACGTTATTCATTATACAAGACACTGGAATCCTGCTAAAGAGGAGCAAGCAACAGATAGAACTTATAGATTAGGACAAAAGAAAGATGTGTATGTATACTATCCTATGATAGCTGAAGAAATAAAAAAAAGGGAATTAGAATTTTTAAATGAAGATGAATGGATAGAGTCTGATAATTTTAATTTTAATAAAAATAGTTCACCTGAAGAAAAATTAAATAAAATTATTTTAAAGAAAAAAAGACTATTAAGAGATTTTTTCTTAGCTGCCAGAATAGATATGGAAGAAAATGATTTTGCAGACTTTAAAGAAGAAAAAGTAAAAGATAGACTATCTTTAGATGCAATCGATATGATGAGCTGGGAATTATTTGAAAGTTTTGCATTAATTATTTTAGAAAAATATTATAAAGAAGCAAAAAGTGGATATTTAACAAGAATATCAAAAGATTTTGGAGTGGATGGTCTTATTTTAGGGGAAAAGAAAATAGCCATTCAAGCAAAACAAACTAGTAATAAAATAGGTGATTTTGCATTAGAGGAAGTTATAAAAGGAAAGAGAGTATATGAAAAAGAACTAAATATTTCTTTAGATAAAGTAGTTGTAATTACTAATGGAGAAGCAACTTCAACTTTAAAAAATGAAAAAAGTCAAAATATTGAAATTTTTGATAGAAGAAAGCTGGCTAAATTACTTAATGAATATCCTATAACAAATGAAGAAATTATAAAAAAAAGTGTAGAAAGATATACAATTTCAGATCTTAAAAATTTAATTTAA
- a CDS encoding flavodoxin, which produces MKALFIYYSYEGTTDKIAKAMGEEVDGDLIRLEVKDEKIYKNKLLKYAWGSIEILNKKNIKIQDIDINFKSYDIIFIGTPVWAGTYAPAIRTLFEKYDFSNLNVAYFYTDLGGEGHIDKSFKKALKNSKIKGSLHLGKASKDMETSLTKAVSWIKEIKY; this is translated from the coding sequence ATGAAAGCATTGTTTATATATTATTCATATGAAGGAACTACTGATAAAATAGCAAAAGCTATGGGGGAAGAAGTTGATGGTGATTTAATAAGATTAGAAGTTAAAGATGAGAAAATTTATAAAAATAAGCTTTTAAAATATGCTTGGGGAAGTATAGAAATTCTTAATAAAAAAAATATAAAAATACAAGATATAGATATTAATTTCAAAAGCTATGATATTATATTTATAGGTACACCAGTTTGGGCAGGAACTTATGCTCCAGCTATAAGAACATTGTTTGAAAAATATGATTTTTCAAATTTAAATGTTGCATATTTCTATACAGATTTAGGGGGAGAAGGACATATTGATAAAAGTTTTAAAAAAGCTTTAAAAAATTCTAAGATAAAAGGAAGTTTACATTTAGGAAAAGCTAGTAAAGATATGGAAACTTCTTTGACAAAAGCTGTATCTTGGATAAAGGAAATTAAATATTAA
- a CDS encoding flavodoxin family protein: MSKVILLSGSPNPKGNTMQVLDECAKVIENNGVEAEVISIAGMRIKDSMDVDGGYNDGFEEIIEKIKKAEGLILASPVYWGTARAEMMTAIQRIAMASLKDNKFLSRKVGGPIAIARRGGHTSTLQEMLMFYLYNDMIVPGSTYWNIVFGRTPGEALKDEEGMGTVKRFSENVAFLVKKLYD, from the coding sequence ATGTCAAAAGTAATATTATTAAGTGGAAGTCCAAATCCAAAAGGAAATACTATGCAAGTTTTAGATGAATGTGCAAAAGTTATAGAAAATAATGGAGTAGAAGCTGAAGTTATATCTATTGCAGGAATGAGAATTAAAGATTCTATGGATGTAGATGGTGGATATAACGATGGATTTGAAGAAATTATAGAAAAAATAAAGAAAGCAGAAGGATTAATATTAGCTTCACCTGTATATTGGGGGACTGCTAGAGCAGAAATGATGACAGCTATTCAAAGAATAGCAATGGCATCTTTAAAGGATAATAAATTTTTATCAAGAAAAGTTGGAGGACCAATAGCTATAGCTCGTCGTGGAGGACATACTTCAACTTTACAAGAAATGTTGATGTTCTATCTATATAATGATATGATAGTTCCTGGATCAACATATTGGAATATTGTTTTTGGAAGAACTCCTGGAGAAGCATTGAAAGATGAAGAGGGAATGGGTACAGTAAAACGTTTTTCTGAAAATGTAGCATTTTTAGTAAAAAAATTATATGATTAA
- a CDS encoding YwbE family protein gives MSGKIRANIKPGLRVKVVKKEDQRTGKLTEGIVKDLLTKSPKHPHGIKVRLEDGVVGRVQEIIG, from the coding sequence GTGAGCGGGAAAATAAGAGCAAATATAAAGCCAGGATTAAGAGTAAAGGTTGTTAAAAAAGAAGATCAAAGAACAGGAAAATTAACAGAGGGTATAGTAAAAGATTTGCTAACTAAATCTCCAAAGCATCCCCACGGAATAAAAGTTAGACTTGAAGATGGAGTAGTAGGAAGAGTTCAAGAGATAATTGGGTAG
- a CDS encoding PC4/YdbC family ssDNA-binding protein: MGIKFDFVEKLGNIGQGSKGWKKEVNLISWNSRKAKLDIRDWDETHEKMGKGLTLSKEEAKNLRDFLNAIDLDSLDF, from the coding sequence ATGGGAATTAAATTTGATTTTGTAGAAAAATTAGGGAATATTGGACAAGGCTCTAAAGGTTGGAAAAAGGAAGTAAATCTTATTTCTTGGAATTCAAGAAAAGCTAAATTAGATATAAGAGATTGGGATGAAACTCATGAAAAAATGGGGAAAGGTCTTACATTAAGCAAAGAAGAAGCTAAAAATTTAAGAGATTTTCTTAATGCAATTGATTTAGATAGTTTAGACTTTTAA
- a CDS encoding peroxiredoxin — MDDIRIPLIGEKAPSFRAMTTNGKINFPDDFSGKWVILFSHPADFTPVCTTEFMRFAIMEKEFKEINTELIGLSIDSLSSHIAWLRSIENMEYGDYKGQKVNFPVIADISMKVSKLYGMLHPSAANTQTVRAVFIIDPNAIVRTILFYPASTGRNFEEIKRTLMSLQKVDEQNIATPCNWTPGDDVIIHLPESKKEADAIAEKAKSDEYNSLDWYLTFKKDK; from the coding sequence ATGGACGATATAAGAATTCCTTTAATAGGAGAAAAAGCTCCATCATTTAGAGCTATGACAACAAATGGTAAAATCAATTTCCCTGATGATTTTTCAGGCAAATGGGTAATCCTTTTTTCACATCCAGCAGACTTTACACCTGTTTGTACAACAGAATTTATGAGATTTGCTATTATGGAAAAAGAATTTAAAGAAATAAATACTGAGCTTATTGGGCTTTCAATAGATTCACTTTCAAGTCATATAGCTTGGCTTAGAAGTATTGAAAACATGGAATATGGAGATTACAAGGGACAAAAGGTTAATTTCCCTGTAATTGCAGATATTAGCATGAAAGTTTCTAAGTTGTATGGAATGTTACATCCTAGTGCAGCAAATACTCAAACAGTAAGAGCAGTATTTATAATTGATCCAAATGCTATAGTTAGAACTATTCTTTTCTATCCTGCTTCAACAGGAAGAAATTTTGAGGAAATAAAAAGAACTTTAATGTCTTTACAAAAAGTAGATGAACAAAATATAGCCACTCCTTGTAATTGGACTCCTGGAGATGACGTTATTATTCATTTACCTGAAAGTAAAAAAGAAGCAGATGCTATAGCTGAAAAAGCTAAATCTGATGAGTATAATTCTCTTGATTGGTACCTTACTTTTAAAAAAGATAAATAA
- a CDS encoding M20 family metallopeptidase — protein sequence MIKHKAKEYKDYVISLRREIHMNPELAWEEKETSKLIERELKKMNIPYEKMAKYGIVGEIIGKSEGKCILLRADMDGIPVEERTGVDYKSKNRGVMHACGHDGHTAQLLGALKILNEMKDKIKGKIRFAFQPAEEVGQGSIKMIQEGVLKGVDSAFTIHLWGDLPVGKVSIEPGPRMASADNFEIRIIGKGGHGSMPHQCIDPIIVGSTIVTTIQSITSREVNPNESVVITVGSFNAGNTHNVISNEANLKGTSRCFNNELRKEVPEKIERIVRNVCDAYRARYIMNYDFYPAPVINDEKCSKIARNSVIKLLGKEGIERLEKVTTAEDFSGYLRKVPGMLAFVGVKNPEKSCIYPHHHPKFNLDEDALEIGTALYAQYAIDYLNN from the coding sequence ATGATAAAACATAAGGCAAAAGAATATAAAGATTATGTAATTTCTTTGAGAAGAGAAATACATATGAATCCAGAACTAGCATGGGAAGAAAAGGAAACATCCAAACTTATAGAAAGAGAACTAAAGAAGATGAATATTCCTTATGAAAAAATGGCAAAATATGGAATAGTGGGAGAAATTATTGGAAAAAGTGAAGGGAAATGTATTCTTTTAAGAGCTGATATGGATGGAATTCCAGTTGAAGAAAGAACGGGAGTGGATTATAAATCTAAAAATAGAGGGGTTATGCATGCTTGCGGTCACGATGGGCATACAGCTCAATTATTAGGAGCTTTAAAAATTTTAAATGAAATGAAAGACAAAATAAAAGGAAAAATTAGATTTGCGTTTCAACCAGCAGAAGAAGTAGGACAAGGGTCTATAAAAATGATTCAAGAGGGAGTATTAAAAGGTGTAGATTCAGCTTTTACAATTCATTTATGGGGAGATCTTCCAGTTGGAAAAGTTTCAATAGAACCTGGTCCAAGAATGGCTTCAGCAGATAATTTTGAAATAAGAATTATAGGAAAGGGAGGACATGGTTCCATGCCTCATCAATGTATAGATCCTATAATTGTAGGCTCTACAATTGTAACAACTATTCAATCTATAACTAGTAGAGAAGTCAATCCAAATGAATCTGTAGTAATAACTGTGGGAAGTTTTAATGCAGGAAATACTCATAATGTAATTTCAAATGAAGCAAATTTAAAAGGTACTTCAAGATGTTTTAATAATGAATTAAGAAAAGAAGTTCCTGAAAAAATAGAAAGAATAGTTAGAAATGTTTGTGATGCATATAGAGCAAGATATATTATGAATTATGATTTTTATCCAGCTCCAGTAATAAATGATGAAAAATGTTCAAAAATAGCTAGAAATTCAGTTATAAAATTATTAGGAAAAGAAGGAATTGAAAGATTAGAAAAAGTAACAACTGCAGAGGATTTTTCAGGATATTTAAGAAAAGTTCCTGGAATGCTTGCTTTTGTAGGAGTTAAGAATCCAGAAAAATCTTGTATCTATCCTCACCATCATCCTAAATTTAATTTAGACGAAGATGCTCTTGAGATAGGAACTGCTTTATATGCTCAATATGCAATAGATTATTTAAATAATTAA
- a CDS encoding DMT family transporter, whose amino-acid sequence MKTKKIAGNIAGFTTVFFWGITYISTKVLLEVFNPVEILFTRFLMGLIFLVLLYPKPLKIKDKKQEIYFALAGITGVTLFYLLENIALTYTMASNVGVISALAPFFTGIIGYIFMKNKEKLTKNFFIGFVLALIGVGLISFNGATTFKVNPVGDLLAVSSVIIWGIYGNLTRKLGSYGYNTIQVTRRTFIYGIIFMLPALKFFDFNVQISDLLQYKYLFNMVFLGLGASAICFVTWNYTVKVLGAVKASLFIYLIPIITVITSFIFLNERLTWMSFFGIIFAILGLMISNKKEKL is encoded by the coding sequence ATGAAAACTAAGAAGATAGCAGGAAATATAGCAGGATTTACAACAGTATTTTTTTGGGGAATAACTTATATTTCAACAAAAGTTTTATTAGAAGTTTTTAATCCAGTGGAAATATTGTTTACAAGATTTTTAATGGGGCTGATATTTTTAGTTCTTTTATATCCAAAACCTTTAAAAATAAAAGATAAAAAACAAGAAATATATTTTGCTTTAGCAGGAATTACAGGAGTAACCTTATTTTATTTATTAGAAAATATAGCTTTAACTTATACCATGGCTTCAAATGTTGGAGTAATAAGTGCGCTAGCTCCATTTTTTACAGGAATAATAGGTTATATTTTTATGAAAAACAAAGAAAAATTAACTAAGAATTTTTTCATAGGTTTTGTATTAGCTTTGATAGGGGTGGGACTTATAAGTTTTAATGGAGCCACAACTTTTAAGGTTAATCCTGTTGGAGATTTATTAGCAGTATCTTCTGTTATTATTTGGGGAATATATGGAAATTTAACAAGAAAATTAGGAAGCTATGGATATAATACAATTCAAGTAACAAGAAGAACTTTTATTTATGGAATTATATTTATGCTACCAGCTTTGAAGTTTTTTGATTTTAATGTGCAAATTAGTGATTTATTACAATATAAATATTTATTTAATATGGTGTTTTTAGGATTAGGAGCTTCAGCAATTTGTTTTGTAACTTGGAATTATACAGTTAAAGTGTTAGGGGCAGTTAAAGCTAGTTTATTTATATACTTAATCCCAATTATTACAGTAATTACTTCTTTTATATTTTTAAATGAAAGATTAACATGGATGTCATTTTTTGGAATTATATTTGCTATATTAGGACTAATGATTTCTAACAAAAAAGAAAAGCTTTAA